ATATGTCGAAACAGTTAGGACAACTTCTGAGTCAGGCAAAAAAAATGCAGGAGAAGTTTCAGAAAATGCAGGATCAAATGGCTGAAAAGACTGTTGAAGCGCAGTCCGGCGGAGACATGGTTAGCTGTGTCGTCAACGGGAAACAGGAAATTGTATCTGTCAAGATTGCCGATGAAATATGGGGAGAGAGGGATAAGGAACTGCTCGAAGACCTGGTTGTTGCGGCTATAAACGAGGGTCTTAACAAATCTAAGGAGATGCTCCAGGAAGAAATGTCGAAAATTACAGGCGGCCTGCAGCTGCCTTTCGGTATGTGAGGAAATGTTTTATCCGGAACCGATAGAACGGCTTATAGATAATCTGACGAGGCTCCCTGGTATAGGAAAAAAGACCGCTACGAGGCTTGCTTTTTTCTTTCTCAACAGCAAGGAAGGTTACGTTGCGGAACTCGCAAGGAGTCTTCTGGACGTAAAAGAGAAGATACATCTGTGCAGTATCTGTTTTAATATAACGGACACTGATCCATGCAGGATATGCACTGATGAGAGGAGGGCCCGGTCAACCGTCTGTGTGGTTGAGGAGGCGTCTCATATGATGGTAGTGGAGTCAGCAAATCCAGGCATCTACAGGTACCACATCCTTCATGGCGTGATAAATCCCATTGAAGGCATCGGACCCGATGAAGTGAGAATAAAGGAACTGAAGGTGAGGATCGAGAGGGAAGGGATAAAAGAGCTTATAATCGCTACCAACCCCAACATCGAGGGAAATACAACTGCCCATTACATAAGCGAGTTGTTAAAGGAATTTGACGTAAAGATAACAAGGATAGCCTCGGGTGTACCAGTAGGCGGAGACATTGTATATATCGACCCCCTTACTATAAAAAGCTCGTTTGAGAACAGAAAGGATATTTAGGATAACATGACGCCCAGGTCTTGATGCGGCAAAAGCATGTGGGGCAACTATGCCCGACGACCGAAAAGAGCGGCCGGATCGGCAATTAACTGAGTCTTGCCAACTCCTCTAAAGAGATATCAAAGTTTGCATATACGTTCTGGACATCGTCCAGATCTTCCAGAGCTTCCATCAGCTTAAGCATCGTTTCCGCATGCTTTCCCTCCAGCTTGACAGTCGCCTGAGGAACCATGGCTACTTCTGCCGCAATATATTTTAACGCCGAATCGTCAAAAACTTTCTTCACCTTTTCAAAATCTGCAAGGCTGGTATAGACCTCCATGTCGTCTCCGGCATCGGAGATATCTTCGGCTCCGGCTTCAAGGGCAAGCTCCATGAGACGGTCTTCATCGACAGTGTTTTTCTCAAAGGTAATAAGACCCTTTTTTTGGAATTGCCATGCGACAGCTCCAGGCTCCGCAAGATTCCCGTTAAGCCTTGAAAAGATATGCCTGACTTCCGCAGTAGTCCTTTTTTTGTTATCTGTCAGGGTTGCCACCAAGACTGCAGTCCCTCCAGGTCCGTATCCTTCGTAAACTTGCTCTTCGTAGTTCTCTCCGCCTTCGCCGACGCTGGTACCTTTTTTCACGGCTTTCTCGATATTGTCTTTTGGCATGTTCTCGGACTTTGCCTGGGCTATTGCCACTCTTAACCTTGAGTTTGCTTCCGGATCCCCCCCTCCTATCCTTGCGGCCGTGGTGATTTCTCTGATCAGTTTGGTAAAAATCTTACCTCGTTTGGCATCGGCAGCACCTTTTTTATGTTTAATCGAACTCCATTTACTGTGTCCCGACATTAATCCCCCTGATAAGGTTGAATGGTGGGCGATATTGGATTCGAACCAACGACCTCTGGTATGTGAGACCAGCGCTCTAACCATCTGAGCT
This Syntrophobacterales bacterium DNA region includes the following protein-coding sequences:
- a CDS encoding YbaB/EbfC family nucleoid-associated protein, yielding MSKQLGQLLSQAKKMQEKFQKMQDQMAEKTVEAQSGGDMVSCVVNGKQEIVSVKIADEIWGERDKELLEDLVVAAINEGLNKSKEMLQEEMSKITGGLQLPFGM
- the recR gene encoding recombination mediator RecR, coding for MFYPEPIERLIDNLTRLPGIGKKTATRLAFFFLNSKEGYVAELARSLLDVKEKIHLCSICFNITDTDPCRICTDERRARSTVCVVEEASHMMVVESANPGIYRYHILHGVINPIEGIGPDEVRIKELKVRIEREGIKELIIATNPNIEGNTTAHYISELLKEFDVKITRIASGVPVGGDIVYIDPLTIKSSFENRKDI
- a CDS encoding YebC/PmpR family DNA-binding transcriptional regulator yields the protein MSGHSKWSSIKHKKGAADAKRGKIFTKLIREITTAARIGGGDPEANSRLRVAIAQAKSENMPKDNIEKAVKKGTSVGEGGENYEEQVYEGYGPGGTAVLVATLTDNKKRTTAEVRHIFSRLNGNLAEPGAVAWQFQKKGLITFEKNTVDEDRLMELALEAGAEDISDAGDDMEVYTSLADFEKVKKVFDDSALKYIAAEVAMVPQATVKLEGKHAETMLKLMEALEDLDDVQNVYANFDISLEELARLS